In one Komagataeibacter sp. FNDCR2 genomic region, the following are encoded:
- a CDS encoding 3'-5' exonuclease: MTELTPERMEHMATALEGSGRYRVLRPLAARVLEAYPPEPGTRLGMFLDLETTGLNAAKDEIIEFGIVPFVYTLEGRILGSLEPFSRLREPSCPIPAQITALTGITPEMVAGQSVTPEEVAGFVAPASLIIAHNASFDRKFAERFSPVFTTKPWACSMRDVDWAAEGYEGRKLSYLGMQSGFWFDGHRATDDCQAGIAILDRTLPVSGRPALAALLENARRILCRIWAENAPYEYKDMLRQRGYRWNDGTDGNPRAWSISLPEAEVEGELAFLSAEVYVRPVELPVTRITPWDRFSTRC; this comes from the coding sequence ATGACAGAACTGACCCCCGAACGGATGGAGCATATGGCCACCGCGCTGGAGGGGAGCGGCCGCTACCGTGTCCTGCGCCCGCTTGCGGCGCGGGTGCTGGAGGCCTATCCGCCCGAACCCGGCACGCGGCTTGGCATGTTTCTTGACCTTGAGACAACGGGGCTCAATGCCGCGAAGGACGAGATCATCGAATTCGGGATCGTACCGTTCGTCTATACGCTGGAGGGGCGGATTCTGGGCAGCCTGGAGCCTTTCAGCCGCCTGCGGGAACCGTCCTGCCCTATCCCCGCGCAAATTACGGCGCTGACCGGCATTACCCCCGAAATGGTGGCCGGGCAGTCCGTCACACCTGAGGAGGTGGCCGGTTTTGTTGCGCCCGCCTCACTTATTATCGCACATAATGCATCTTTTGACCGCAAGTTCGCGGAGCGTTTCAGCCCTGTCTTCACCACCAAGCCATGGGCGTGCTCCATGCGGGACGTGGACTGGGCGGCGGAAGGGTATGAGGGACGCAAGCTGTCCTATCTGGGCATGCAGTCGGGGTTCTGGTTTGACGGGCACCGCGCGACGGATGACTGTCAGGCCGGCATCGCCATTCTTGACCGGACCCTGCCGGTGTCCGGCCGTCCGGCACTGGCGGCCCTGCTGGAAAACGCGCGGCGGATACTGTGCCGCATCTGGGCCGAAAACGCGCCCTATGAATACAAGGACATGCTGCGCCAGCGCGGCTACCGCTGGAATGATGGAACGGATGGCAACCCGCGCGCCTGGTCCATCTCCCTGCCGGAAGCGGAGGTGGAGGGGGAACTGGCCTTCCTGTCGGCGGAGGTCTATGTCCGCCCTGTCGAACTGCCCGTAACCCGCATTACGCCATGGGACCGCTTTTCCACCCGGTGTTAG
- a CDS encoding ion channel, with product MAQNAAPPHTPHRPAPGPLSARAHRLEDRGHDAIIRVGQVDRIWSDFYHHALTAPWRTFFYGSLVLYVGVNLIFALLYMADGAGISGAHPGSFADYFFFSVQTLSTVGYGGMTPISRTANLIATVEVLGGMMINALATGLIFARFSRPRARVMFSGKVLILAEGNQLHLDIRIANCRRSPILSVDVEFALARLIRTPTGRVVRQFDPLPLQQAHIPVLRFACTPSHVINEQSPLYGLTEHDLSAEEAEIIVSLTGTDEASGQSVFARSAYGFDRMLYNHRFVDIINAGPDGRITVDYSRFDQTESPPDERARTADAMVDLPD from the coding sequence ATGGCCCAGAACGCCGCGCCTCCCCATACCCCACACCGCCCCGCACCGGGGCCACTGTCGGCCCGCGCCCACCGACTGGAAGACCGCGGGCATGACGCAATCATACGCGTGGGGCAGGTGGACCGGATCTGGTCGGACTTCTACCATCATGCGCTGACCGCCCCGTGGCGGACGTTCTTCTATGGCTCCCTGGTGCTCTATGTCGGCGTCAACCTGATATTCGCCCTGCTCTACATGGCCGATGGCGCGGGCATAAGCGGCGCGCATCCCGGCAGCTTTGCCGATTACTTCTTCTTCAGCGTACAGACGCTTTCCACCGTCGGTTATGGCGGCATGACCCCCATCAGCCGCACCGCCAACCTGATCGCAACGGTGGAAGTGCTGGGCGGCATGATGATCAACGCCCTGGCCACGGGGCTGATCTTCGCCCGCTTCTCGCGCCCGCGCGCGCGGGTCATGTTCAGCGGCAAGGTCCTTATCCTGGCGGAAGGCAACCAGCTTCACCTCGATATCCGCATCGCGAACTGCAGGCGCAGCCCGATCCTGTCGGTGGATGTGGAATTCGCCCTTGCGCGGCTCATCCGCACGCCAACCGGGCGGGTGGTGCGGCAGTTCGACCCGCTGCCCCTGCAGCAGGCCCATATTCCCGTGCTGCGCTTTGCCTGCACGCCCAGCCATGTCATCAACGAACAGAGCCCGCTTTATGGCCTGACGGAACATGACCTCTCGGCGGAGGAGGCTGAAATCATCGTCAGCCTGACCGGAACGGACGAAGCCTCCGGCCAGAGCGTGTTCGCACGTTCGGCTTACGGATTCGACCGCATGCTGTATAATCACCGCTTCGTGGATATCATAAACGCCGGGCCGGATGGACGGATCACCGTTGATTACAGCCGCTTTGACCAGACCGAATCCCCGCCCGACGAACGCGCCCGGACTGCGGACGCCATGGTGGACCTGCCTGACTGA
- a CDS encoding retroviral-like aspartic protease family protein: MTRPNPRPTNAPGLRTPWWTCLTEPASPFRHVAALALALLAIPCLPACAAPRHATVAPPPPPAELFGLPEACLAHVIAVPLLTNSGSPIIPATFNGVSGLSYVSVTQGRMGVYARAPDDFPVEAPVRIQTIAGTGMTYTTVLNELRISNGTARDIPAVMEGIGWPQLNDMPVLGIIGYDILCNYNVLFDFPARRMVLFLTTDAPGCTPTRNWVDADGMATPLLPDAEGRLTGITVQFGDHPVRMEIEPGADMSSLTRKVARGVGLSAAILHRDMNVRTNAGRILTGRRHHFDGITIGAWRDLPLDVNIEKTTYNVLGMNFLRRRRILLAFPQGMVFMSPQQPVPDDRGQATHGLLSTRTAIARLIDMAPPPDAPAPAGTATPPPPSPP, translated from the coding sequence TTGACCAGACCGAATCCCCGCCCGACGAACGCGCCCGGACTGCGGACGCCATGGTGGACCTGCCTGACTGAACCCGCATCCCCCTTCCGCCACGTGGCCGCGCTGGCCCTTGCCCTGCTGGCCATCCCCTGCCTGCCCGCCTGCGCCGCCCCCCGTCATGCCACCGTCGCGCCACCCCCGCCGCCTGCTGAACTGTTCGGCCTGCCGGAAGCCTGCCTGGCGCATGTGATCGCGGTCCCTTTGCTGACCAATAGCGGCAGCCCCATCATTCCGGCCACGTTCAACGGTGTAAGCGGGCTGTCCTATGTCAGCGTGACACAGGGGCGGATGGGTGTTTACGCCCGCGCGCCCGATGATTTTCCCGTGGAGGCCCCGGTGCGCATCCAGACCATCGCGGGCACGGGCATGACCTACACCACCGTCCTGAACGAACTGCGCATAAGCAACGGAACCGCACGGGACATCCCCGCCGTAATGGAGGGCATTGGCTGGCCACAGCTCAACGACATGCCTGTTCTCGGCATTATCGGCTACGACATATTATGCAATTACAATGTGCTGTTTGATTTTCCGGCCCGGCGGATGGTCCTGTTCCTGACCACGGACGCCCCGGGCTGCACGCCCACGCGCAACTGGGTGGACGCGGATGGCATGGCCACCCCCCTGCTGCCCGACGCGGAGGGAAGGCTGACCGGCATCACCGTCCAGTTCGGGGATCATCCGGTGCGGATGGAAATCGAACCGGGGGCGGACATGTCCTCCCTCACGCGCAAGGTGGCGCGGGGCGTGGGGCTGAGTGCCGCAATCCTGCACAGGGACATGAATGTCCGCACCAATGCGGGCCGGATCCTGACCGGACGCCGGCATCATTTTGATGGTATCACCATCGGTGCATGGCGCGACCTGCCGCTGGACGTCAATATCGAGAAAACGACCTACAATGTTCTGGGCATGAACTTCCTGCGGCGCAGGCGCATCCTGCTGGCCTTCCCGCAGGGCATGGTGTTCATGTCCCCCCAGCAACCCGTGCCCGATGACCGGGGGCAGGCCACGCACGGCCTGCTCAGCACCCGCACCGCCATCGCCCGCCTGATCGACATGGCCCCGCCACCCGATGCGCCAGCCCCCGCGGGCACGGCCACGCCACCACCCCCGTCACCGCCCTGA
- a CDS encoding ABC transporter ATP-binding protein, with translation MLHRYRHHPIAFILHYVRLHGRGHATIIGAIMVAVACNVGISAIIRHLVNGMSEGRQGREAIWVSIVLFCLTIICDNTAWRLAGWTASGVIVRVGGDVRHDLFRYLTGHASTYFADRLSGALAARVSAAAAAVESLENMAAWNLLPAGLNLLLAIATLGTVSPWMALALVAMTMGVGLAIYRLAGRGQSLHLSYAREAAEVDGEMLDVVQNLPLVRAYGMIGAEHARMRQRIGGETGMHTLSLRYMEKLRMIHSFVTAFMTTGLLVWAVLLWRMHRATTGDVVMVTTLGFLILNCTRDFAFSMVEAMKHVTRLSETLDHLLAPHERSGVAETLMLAPNGGRGHVRLRDVSFAYPGGAPVLSHFNLDIPAGARIGLVGVSGSGKSTVLALLQRQRFAQEGAVEIDDINILQLDDASLRASMAVVPQDVYLLRRSVRENIRYGRPDATEAEIQAAAEAAGCTGFIAAMPLGFDTIVGERGVMLSGGQRQRIAIARAFLRNAPVLILDEATSALDGESERHVHAALERLMVGRTVIAVAHRLSTLRGFDRIVVMEQGRIAQQGSMAELEHVPGPYRDRLLAGAGAMPG, from the coding sequence ATGCTGCACCGCTACCGCCATCACCCGATTGCCTTCATCCTGCATTACGTGCGGCTGCATGGCCGGGGGCATGCCACCATCATCGGCGCGATCATGGTGGCGGTTGCGTGCAATGTGGGCATATCCGCCATCATCCGCCATCTGGTCAACGGCATGTCGGAAGGCCGGCAGGGGCGTGAGGCCATATGGGTGTCCATCGTCCTGTTCTGCCTCACCATCATCTGTGACAACACGGCGTGGCGGCTGGCAGGGTGGACGGCGTCGGGCGTGATCGTGCGCGTGGGGGGCGATGTGCGCCATGACCTGTTCCGCTACCTGACCGGCCACGCCTCCACCTATTTCGCGGACAGGCTGTCCGGCGCGCTGGCGGCCCGGGTTTCGGCTGCTGCGGCGGCGGTGGAATCGCTGGAGAACATGGCGGCGTGGAACCTGCTTCCCGCCGGGCTGAACCTGCTGCTGGCCATCGCGACGCTGGGCACGGTCAGCCCGTGGATGGCGCTGGCGCTGGTGGCCATGACGATGGGGGTGGGGCTCGCCATCTACCGTCTGGCCGGGCGTGGGCAGAGCCTGCACCTGTCCTATGCCCGCGAAGCGGCGGAGGTGGATGGGGAAATGCTCGATGTGGTGCAGAACCTGCCGCTGGTGCGCGCCTATGGCATGATCGGCGCGGAACATGCCCGCATGCGCCAGCGCATAGGGGGGGAGACCGGCATGCACACCCTTTCGCTGCGGTATATGGAAAAGCTGCGCATGATCCATTCCTTCGTCACCGCATTCATGACCACGGGGCTGCTGGTGTGGGCCGTGCTGTTATGGCGCATGCACCGGGCCACCACGGGTGATGTGGTGATGGTGACGACACTGGGGTTCCTGATCCTGAACTGCACGCGCGATTTCGCGTTTTCGATGGTGGAAGCCATGAAGCATGTCACCCGGCTGTCGGAAACGCTGGATCACCTGCTGGCCCCGCATGAGCGCAGTGGTGTCGCGGAAACGCTCATGCTGGCCCCCAACGGGGGGCGGGGGCACGTCCGGCTGCGCGATGTCAGCTTTGCCTATCCCGGTGGCGCGCCGGTGCTGTCGCATTTCAATCTCGATATCCCGGCGGGCGCGCGTATCGGGCTGGTGGGGGTGTCCGGTTCGGGCAAGAGCACCGTGCTGGCCCTGTTGCAGCGCCAGCGTTTCGCGCAGGAAGGCGCGGTCGAGATAGACGATATCAATATCCTGCAACTTGATGACGCCAGCCTGCGTGCCAGCATGGCCGTCGTGCCGCAGGATGTGTACCTGCTGCGCCGCTCCGTGCGCGAGAATATCCGCTACGGCCGCCCCGATGCGACCGAGGCTGAAATCCAGGCGGCGGCGGAAGCCGCGGGCTGCACGGGCTTCATTGCGGCCATGCCCCTGGGCTTCGATACGATCGTGGGGGAGCGTGGGGTGATGCTGTCTGGCGGGCAACGCCAGCGCATCGCCATCGCGCGCGCATTCCTGCGCAATGCGCCGGTGCTGATCCTGGACGAGGCGACCAGCGCGCTGGATGGGGAAAGCGAGCGCCATGTCCATGCCGCGCTGGAGCGGCTCATGGTGGGGCGCACCGTGATCGCGGTGGCGCACCGGCTGTCCACCCTGCGCGGGTTTGACCGGATCGTGGTGATGGAACAGGGGCGTATTGCCCAGCAGGGCAGCATGGCGGAACTGGAACATGTGCCCGGCCCCTATCGTGACAGGCTGCTGGCCGGTGCGGGCGCCATGCCGGGGTAG
- a CDS encoding DUF763 domain-containing protein, with protein sequence MTRRAGSADLPLHTGRVPAWLGQRMASLGAVMTQAIIHHYGRDEFLRRLAHPFWFQSFGAVMGMDWHSSGMTTAVIGALKRGLAPLSDELGLYVCGGRGRHSRRTPDELLDVGHATGLDAIPLVATSRMVAKVDSAAVQDGFDLYLHGFVVAADGRWTVIQQGMHTGRRMARRYHWLSEGLDSFVEAPHAAIDGRATGGAIMNLTDRRAGASRRGQMAVLHEMGPDRLTHELMRIEGAPPAPAPAQGELPHLLLPARHDVRPVDVNMRRLHGALTAAAEAGPRDFSDLLRVPGVGARTVRALALVAEVVHGAPCRFSDPARFSLAHGGKDRHPYPVPVAVYDRTLSVMKAAVAAARLGREERLDAIRRLDSAARRLEREATGPSFSDMMAHERAHSHEYGGRSVFGHEPPPPRPVSEGQGHGIMRHDGKPQGQQEPDHDACRQAG encoded by the coding sequence ATGACCCGACGCGCAGGCTCCGCCGACCTGCCCCTGCATACGGGCCGCGTGCCCGCATGGCTTGGCCAGCGCATGGCCAGCCTTGGCGCGGTCATGACGCAGGCCATCATCCATCATTACGGGCGCGACGAGTTCCTGCGCCGCCTGGCCCATCCGTTCTGGTTCCAGTCCTTTGGCGCGGTGATGGGCATGGACTGGCATTCCTCGGGCATGACAACCGCCGTCATCGGCGCGCTCAAGCGCGGGCTTGCCCCGCTGTCGGATGAGCTGGGGCTGTATGTATGCGGCGGGCGGGGGCGCCATTCGCGCCGCACGCCCGATGAGCTGCTGGACGTGGGCCACGCCACCGGCCTTGACGCGATCCCGCTTGTGGCGACGAGTCGCATGGTGGCCAAGGTGGACAGCGCCGCCGTGCAGGATGGCTTCGACCTGTACTTGCACGGCTTCGTGGTGGCGGCGGATGGGCGGTGGACCGTCATCCAGCAGGGCATGCATACCGGGCGGCGCATGGCGCGGCGCTATCACTGGCTGTCCGAAGGGCTGGACAGTTTTGTCGAGGCCCCGCACGCCGCCATTGACGGGCGCGCCACGGGCGGTGCGATCATGAACCTGACGGACAGGCGGGCCGGGGCCTCACGCCGGGGGCAGATGGCCGTGCTGCATGAGATGGGGCCGGACCGGCTGACCCATGAACTCATGCGGATCGAGGGCGCGCCCCCGGCACCTGCCCCGGCGCAGGGGGAACTGCCGCACCTGCTGCTGCCCGCCCGCCACGATGTCCGGCCCGTGGATGTGAACATGCGCCGCCTGCATGGCGCGCTGACGGCGGCGGCGGAAGCGGGGCCACGGGACTTTTCCGACCTGCTGCGCGTGCCCGGCGTGGGCGCGCGCACCGTGCGGGCGCTGGCGCTGGTGGCGGAAGTGGTGCATGGCGCGCCCTGCCGTTTTTCTGACCCGGCGCGGTTTTCCCTTGCCCATGGGGGCAAGGACCGTCACCCCTATCCGGTGCCGGTCGCGGTTTATGACCGCACCCTGTCGGTCATGAAGGCGGCGGTGGCGGCGGCGCGCCTGGGGCGGGAGGAACGGCTCGACGCCATCCGTCGGCTCGACAGCGCGGCAAGGCGGCTGGAGCGGGAGGCGACGGGGCCGTCCTTTTCCGACATGATGGCCCATGAGCGCGCGCATTCGCACGAATATGGGGGGCGGTCCGTATTTGGTCATGAACCACCACCGCCCCGCCCGGTTTCAGAAGGGCAGGGACACGGGATCATGCGCCATGATGGCAAGCCACAGGGCCAGCAGGAGCCCGATCACGATGCGTGCCGCCAGGCGGGGTAA
- the mntR gene encoding manganese-binding transcriptional regulator MntR, translating into MTPDGNARSGPEGHTTARTDAMPDPDMQCAGFRQARLARKTALIEDYVELIDDLLHEGQEARQVDIAARLGVSQPTVAKMLVRLEADGLVTRRPYRGIFLTEAGHDMAGQSRERHHTVERFLRALGVSEANARIDAEGMEHYVGTETLDAFRHALDAGLAEFLGAGGKKRRD; encoded by the coding sequence ATGACGCCTGATGGAAACGCCAGGTCCGGGCCGGAGGGGCACACCACCGCGCGCACCGACGCCATGCCCGACCCGGATATGCAGTGCGCCGGTTTCCGGCAGGCGCGTCTGGCGCGCAAGACCGCCCTGATCGAGGATTATGTCGAACTGATCGATGACCTGCTGCACGAGGGGCAGGAAGCCCGGCAGGTCGATATCGCCGCACGGCTGGGCGTATCGCAGCCCACGGTGGCCAAGATGCTCGTGCGGCTGGAGGCGGATGGACTGGTCACGCGCCGCCCCTATCGTGGTATCTTCCTGACCGAAGCCGGGCACGACATGGCGGGGCAGAGCCGGGAGCGGCACCACACGGTCGAGCGGTTCCTGCGCGCGCTGGGCGTGAGCGAGGCCAATGCCCGCATCGATGCGGAGGGGATGGAACATTACGTGGGCACGGAAACGCTGGACGCCTTCCGCCATGCGCTCGATGCCGGACTGGCCGAATTTCTCGGGGCGGGCGGAAAGAAACGCCGCGACTGA
- the purU gene encoding formyltetrahydrofolate deformylase — translation MSEPEPTPTRSYVLTLSCPNRPGIVAAISRALFELGGDIAGAQQFDERESRVFFMRIVFSLPAGGAELDTLHEVLSGIAARLDMKWSVRESARPTRTVIMVSRFDHCLVDLLYRWRIGELAIEPVAIISNHPRETYAHLNLEGVPFHYLPVSAATRAEQEARIEHVVRDTGAELVVLARYMQILSDQMSAWLAGRCINIHHSFLPGFKGARPYHQAFARGVKLIGATAHFVTPDLDEGPIIEQDVERITHADSPDDLIRKGRDIERRVLARAVRYFTERRVIPNGHKTIVFSP, via the coding sequence ATGTCCGAGCCTGAACCCACTCCCACCCGTTCCTATGTCCTGACGCTTTCGTGCCCGAACCGGCCGGGCATCGTGGCGGCGATCAGTCGCGCGCTGTTCGAACTTGGCGGTGACATCGCGGGCGCGCAGCAGTTCGACGAGCGTGAAAGCCGGGTCTTTTTCATGCGCATCGTGTTCAGCCTGCCCGCCGGCGGGGCGGAACTGGACACCCTGCATGAGGTGCTGTCCGGCATCGCCGCCCGGCTGGACATGAAGTGGTCCGTGCGCGAGAGCGCGCGCCCCACCCGCACCGTCATCATGGTCTCGCGTTTCGACCATTGCCTTGTGGATCTTCTGTATCGCTGGCGTATCGGCGAACTGGCCATCGAGCCGGTCGCCATCATCTCCAACCACCCGCGTGAGACCTACGCGCATCTCAACCTCGAAGGCGTGCCGTTCCATTACCTGCCGGTTTCCGCCGCCACCCGTGCCGAGCAGGAAGCGCGGATCGAGCATGTGGTGCGGGACACGGGGGCGGAACTGGTGGTGCTGGCGCGCTACATGCAGATCCTGTCGGACCAGATGAGCGCGTGGCTGGCGGGGCGGTGCATCAACATCCACCATTCCTTCCTGCCCGGCTTCAAGGGGGCGCGACCCTATCACCAGGCCTTCGCGCGCGGGGTGAAACTGATCGGGGCGACGGCCCATTTCGTAACGCCCGATCTGGATGAAGGCCCGATCATCGAACAGGATGTCGAGCGCATCACCCATGCCGACAGCCCCGATGACCTGATCCGCAAGGGCCGCGATATCGAACGCCGCGTGCTGGCCCGCGCCGTGCGCTACTTTACCGAACGGCGCGTCATCCCCAACGGCCACAAGACGATCGTGTTCAGCCCATGA
- a CDS encoding peroxiredoxin, whose protein sequence is MSTEGSIPAAGHVMDMRPLRIGDVAPDFQARTTKGEMRLSDFRGRWLLLFSHPADFTPVCTSEFIALARAADRFAALDCALLGLSVDSLYAHLAWLDAIEDRFGVEIPFPLVEDPSMAVARAYGMLDPTAQNSATVRATYVIDPEGTIRALLWYPMTVGRSVDELLRLVAALRRSDDGAVMIPEGWTPGGDVVQPVPATQADVRAAGECWFYNVMPDDTGRPRTR, encoded by the coding sequence ATGAGTACTGAGGGCAGCATACCGGCAGCCGGCCATGTGATGGACATGCGCCCGCTGCGTATTGGTGACGTGGCGCCGGACTTCCAGGCCCGCACCACGAAAGGCGAGATGCGCCTGTCGGATTTCCGGGGGCGCTGGCTCCTGCTGTTTTCGCATCCGGCTGATTTCACGCCGGTCTGCACCAGCGAATTCATCGCGCTGGCCCGGGCGGCGGACCGCTTCGCCGCGCTGGACTGCGCGCTGCTCGGCCTGTCGGTGGACAGCCTGTACGCGCACCTGGCCTGGCTGGACGCGATCGAGGACCGCTTCGGTGTCGAGATTCCCTTTCCGCTGGTCGAGGATCCGTCCATGGCGGTGGCCCGCGCCTATGGCATGCTGGACCCCACCGCGCAGAACAGCGCCACGGTGCGCGCGACCTACGTGATCGACCCGGAGGGCACGATCCGCGCCCTGCTGTGGTACCCCATGACCGTGGGCCGCTCGGTAGACGAACTGCTCCGCCTTGTCGCGGCCCTGCGCCGCAGCGACGACGGCGCGGTCATGATCCCCGAAGGGTGGACGCCGGGCGGCGATGTGGTCCAGCCCGTCCCGGCCACGCAGGCGGATGTGCGCGCGGCGGGGGAATGCTGGTTCTACAATGTCATGCCCGACGATACGGGCCGCCCGCGCACCCGTTAG
- a CDS encoding MBL fold metallo-hydrolase, producing the protein MPDPVITAAASQIATCRANGHVPVIRTFFDNPTFTATHVVHDPATRSAAIIDSVMDYDPASGKTDHDLAQEIVDYVAAEKLKVEWVLETHVHADHLSAAPWLQERVGGQLGIGDTIVRVQDIFGKLFNAGTRFARDGSQFDRLFHDGARFMLGSLPAIALHVPGHTPADMAYVIGDAAFIGDTLFMPDYGTARADFPGGDARMLYHSIRRLLSLPEETRVFLCHDYMAPGRDEYAWETTIGAERRGNIHVHDGVDESTFVQMRTARDATLSLPNLIMPSVQVNMRGGNLPEPEDNGVSYIKIPVSRS; encoded by the coding sequence ATGCCAGACCCCGTCATAACGGCAGCCGCCAGCCAGATCGCCACTTGTCGCGCGAACGGACATGTTCCTGTTATCAGGACTTTTTTTGATAACCCGACCTTTACCGCCACCCATGTCGTGCATGACCCCGCCACCCGTAGCGCCGCCATAATCGACAGCGTCATGGATTATGACCCGGCATCGGGCAAAACCGACCACGACCTGGCCCAGGAGATCGTGGATTACGTGGCGGCCGAAAAGCTGAAGGTGGAATGGGTGCTCGAAACCCATGTCCATGCGGACCATCTCTCCGCCGCGCCATGGCTGCAGGAACGCGTGGGTGGCCAGCTCGGCATCGGGGACACCATCGTGCGCGTGCAGGACATTTTCGGCAAACTGTTCAACGCGGGCACCCGCTTCGCACGCGACGGGTCGCAGTTCGACCGCCTGTTCCATGATGGCGCGCGGTTCATGCTCGGCTCGCTGCCCGCCATCGCGCTGCACGTGCCCGGCCATACCCCGGCGGACATGGCCTATGTGATCGGGGATGCCGCCTTTATTGGCGATACGCTGTTCATGCCCGATTACGGCACGGCGCGCGCCGATTTTCCCGGTGGGGACGCGCGCATGCTGTACCACTCGATCCGGCGGCTCCTGTCCCTGCCGGAGGAGACGCGGGTCTTCCTGTGCCATGACTACATGGCGCCGGGGCGTGACGAATACGCGTGGGAGACCACCATCGGGGCGGAACGGCGCGGCAATATCCACGTTCATGACGGCGTGGATGAAAGTACGTTCGTACAGATGCGCACCGCGCGGGACGCCACGCTTTCCCTGCCAAACCTGATCATGCCGTCCGTGCAGGTCAACATGCGTGGTGGCAATCTGCCCGAACCGGAAGATAATGGTGTAAGTTACATCAAGATTCCGGTCAGCCGGTCCTGA
- a CDS encoding FAD/NAD(P)-binding oxidoreductase, which produces MTQTDPSAPNLSSSARGLTYDVVVVGGGAAGLSTAASILKRRGGITVAIIEPSGSHFYQPGWTLVGGGVFKQSQTRRSEKKLIPAGADWVQAAATGFEPESNLVHLSNGSSIRYNVLVVATGLTLDWDGIEGLGETLGRNGVTSNYRYDLAPYTWQLVQTLGRGNAVFTQPPMPIKCAGAPQKAMYLACDAWRRRGLADNISVSFHTATPGLFGVKEFVPPLMEYIKRYHIDLQLKSRLTKVDGKNRVATFENVADDGTKTTSETEFDMLHVVPPQRAPDVVRDSALAGDGGWVAVDPATLRHLKFENVFALGDVAGTSNAKTAAAVRVQAPVVAVNVLATLDQRPMVADYDGYGACPLTVERGKIVLAEFGYGGKLEPTLPLWLLNGRKPTHLAWLLKEWVMPVMYWDGMLKGRELMVAPHKIGTPR; this is translated from the coding sequence ATGACACAGACCGATCCATCCGCCCCCAACCTGTCCAGTTCCGCGCGCGGACTGACCTATGATGTCGTCGTGGTTGGCGGGGGCGCGGCGGGGCTGTCCACCGCGGCCAGCATCCTCAAGCGTCGCGGTGGCATCACGGTCGCGATCATCGAGCCTTCGGGGTCGCATTTCTACCAGCCGGGCTGGACGCTGGTGGGCGGCGGCGTGTTCAAGCAGTCCCAGACCCGCCGGTCGGAAAAGAAGCTGATCCCGGCCGGGGCCGACTGGGTGCAGGCGGCGGCCACCGGGTTCGAGCCCGAATCCAACCTCGTGCATCTCTCGAACGGTTCCTCCATCCGCTACAACGTGCTGGTCGTCGCGACCGGCCTCACGCTGGACTGGGACGGGATCGAGGGGCTGGGCGAGACGCTGGGCCGCAATGGCGTCACCTCGAACTACCGCTACGACCTGGCCCCCTATACCTGGCAACTGGTGCAGACGCTGGGGCGCGGCAACGCCGTGTTCACCCAGCCGCCCATGCCGATCAAATGCGCGGGCGCGCCCCAGAAGGCCATGTACCTGGCCTGTGACGCATGGCGTCGTCGCGGCCTGGCCGACAATATCAGCGTCTCCTTCCACACCGCCACGCCGGGGCTGTTCGGGGTGAAGGAATTCGTGCCGCCGCTCATGGAATACATCAAGCGCTACCATATCGACCTGCAACTGAAATCCCGCCTGACGAAGGTGGATGGCAAGAACCGCGTCGCCACGTTCGAGAACGTGGCCGATGATGGCACCAAGACCACGTCCGAGACGGAATTCGACATGCTGCATGTCGTCCCGCCCCAGCGCGCGCCCGATGTGGTGCGTGACAGCGCGCTTGCGGGGGATGGCGGCTGGGTGGCGGTTGACCCCGCGACGCTGCGCCACCTCAAGTTCGAGAACGTTTTCGCGCTGGGCGACGTGGCGGGCACCTCCAACGCCAAGACGGCCGCCGCCGTGCGCGTGCAGGCCCCGGTCGTGGCGGTCAACGTGCTGGCGACGCTGGACCAGCGCCCGATGGTGGCCGATTACGACGGCTACGGCGCCTGCCCGCTGACGGTTGAGCGCGGCAAGATCGTGCTGGCCGAATTCGGCTATGGCGGTAAGCTGGAGCCCACCCTGCCGCTGTGGCTGCTCAATGGCCGCAAGCCCACCCACCTTGCGTGGCTGCTGAAGGAATGGGTCATGCCGGTCATGTACTGGGATGGCATGCTCAAGGGCCGTGAACTGATGGTCGCCCCGCACAAGATCGGCACGCCGCGCTGA